Sequence from the Botrytis cinerea B05.10 chromosome 12, complete sequence genome:
AGCTGGTCTGGGGACCGACATTATTAACATATTTGCCAAACTGCCATCCATTAACCCAGAGCTGAACTCTGTAATCACTCGTTCCGTTTGTGCTTGTCGAGTTTCCGAAATTGAATGCAAGAGGTACGTCATATCCCTTTGGCAAATCCAATTTAAAGGTACTAGTCCAGAACCCTACACCTGCGCTCTTGATTCCCTTAAAGGGAGATCCAGACGTCCACgatgaagaaggaggagatgGTTGTGTGTAACCTTGACGTTCGGCATAGAGACCACCCTCGTTCAATGGACCACGCACTTGATCGATGTATTGTTCTCCGCCGAGGTTTCCGGTGAGTTTCCAGGTTATGGAATCTTGAGCGTGTCCGGAAAGAGCGTAGTTGAGGATACCTCGAGgagatttcatttcttcgaCTCCCACGACCCAGTTTTCGTCGAGACCGTTGTTGTCGATCAACACTGTGAAGGTGTACTTGGAGCCGGCTTTTAGGTTGGGTAAAGTGTAAGTAGAGTTTTTGCCTTCGGCATAGTCGGCGCCGGCCCAGGAACCAATGTAGGTTGAGTTGAGCCAGACGGATGAGCCGAAAGCGGAACCTCCTTGAGTGGCGATGTAGAGGGATGATTCATTACCAGTTGCGGTGAAATGACCGCGGAATATCAGGACTCCGGTGCTGTAACCGTAATCTGGACCATTGAGGACAGTAGGCGTCAGAAGAGGAGTAAGGTAGGGATTACTCGTTGAGGTTTTGTTGGCGACTGTCCAGGCTGAGTCGTCATATGTAGATTTGATCTCAGGGAGATTATCGAGATATTTCCAAGAGAGGCCTGAGAGTTTTGGAAGAGAGATCTTGGGTGCAGTATAGGTGAGTGTTGAGGAAAGTTCACCAGTTGTAGAATCGGTCTTGTAGGAGACCTTTTGGGAGTTGAAGTAAAGGTTCTTAGTTCCTTTAGGGGCACCGATTACCTTGAATGGGACGGTAGCGTTGAGATCACCGTAGATACGGAGATCTGAGCCTTTTGTTGAAACGGATCTAACGAGGTAACCTGCTTCTACGATGACGGAAGCTGTGTTTTCAATGCTCGAAGCGCTGATCTTGTGTTAGCAACTATGTGAGACCAGGACCAGATGAAAATACTTACAATGCACCCCATTTATCAGTTCTGGCAAAGTCTGGCACCCAATAATTGTATGCACTGTTTCGATCCAAAATGTAGACAAAAACGCTACCGACCTTGACCACTCTACGTGTAGTAGATGTTTGCCAATTGAGGATCGTCGAACCGTTTGTGCTCTTACTTGTAACACCTGAGCCCTCAATAACTTGTGCTGAGCTCTTTGTAATTACGGCCAATTCATGAGATTCTCCTGGACCACCATAAACGACCAAAACAGTCTTATCATCAAACTTCTTCCAGGTGAAGATTTCTGCTGAAGAGTAAAGGAGTGTTGTTCCTCCAATGTCATAGTCTGTTACATGCCATTTTGAATCTCTACCGCTTAAAGTAAGACTTCCGTTCAATTGAGGAATAGTAAGAGCGCCTTGACTTGTAGTAACAGTCAACTTATAGGCCGTAGAAGCCAAACTTTGATAATCTGAATGGCGAACAATATAGAAGTTTGTGACGGTTCCATTCCCAATGAGTGGAGTGGTGGTGATGCTATTACTGTTGGTATATGTGCCATTGGCAGCTGCACCAACGGTGGTGGTGAGATATGCAGGGCTGACTTTCAGGAAGTTGGCTTCTATCTTCAACTCGCTGTACTTCTCACGAGTTACTTCACGATTTTCGGTGATAGCGGCACCATAATCGTAAGACGTGTAGCCACCTAAGAATGTGAGCAATAGCtaattatagaattgaattccGTTGCTTACCAGAATGACCAAGATTACCCCAGTTTGTGCCACCATCTGAGAAACAATCAGTATTTATTCATGCGCCATAATATCGAAGACTCACAAATCATATATAAGCTCAAAAGAGCAACACCTGAAGCAAAATCGTTCTTGTAGAAGACTCTCTCGAATTGTTCATTCAAGAGTTGAGCACATGCTTGGAATCCCTAGAAAAGTTTAGCGACAGCAAATAATCTGCAAGAAAAGAGACTCACAAGACCACCCCAAGGATCAAAAGCACCACCTTGGAATTCGTTGATAGAATAAAATGTACTTGGGCTTTGTTCCTCATGAGTCGCGGCAAAATAAGTCGGTAAATTTCCAGCAGGCCAGGTAGTTGGATGTGCGCAATCGAATCCTAAAGGATACGAATCATGACCGTAGatatcaacatctccaaCTGTAGTTCCATTAACAACGTCACCTGGTGCGAAAAGTCCGCCGGCATCTATTTAATGTTAGCTCTATCAATACCAACACCAGAAccttctctccccctcaTCTGTATCGTATGACTCCAGAGAAAAGAACAATGACTCACAAGCGTCATTACTGATAAATGGCACCGTAACACCCGCGTCCCTAGCTTGTTTCTTCACATATTCAAAGTAAATTGGATCTGGCCATCCACCTGGAACATATCCTTGATATCCTGAGTATTCATTCTCTGGTTGATACAGAATAATCGGTCCTCCTTTTGTGATTTCGTATTTGGCGATTAGACTGGCGATGTTTGCCATGTAGTTGTCGGTTGCTTCTAGATAATCTGGAGCTCGAGATCGCAGAACACCGCTCACACGTTGAAGCCATCCTGGGAATCCACCCCCAGCGACTTCAGCGTTGATGTACTGTATTGGCATATATCAGCACGAGATTGAAGTTGGAAGATAGAGAAGTATGAACTCACGGGACCTGGACGAGCAATAAGATAGATACCCGCTTCCTTTGCAGCATCAAAGAATGGCTCAAAAGCAAACACTCCATCTGCAGTGTAGTGTCCTGGGTTTCCTTCCACCAATGCCCAATCAACATAAAAGGAAATGGTATTCAATCCAAGTGATTTCACTTTCTGAAATATATCAAGCCATAGATCAGGGACCGGGAGCCGATAGGGATGGAATTCTCCTGCGAAAACAAATATACGTTCCCCGTATACTTTGAGAGAGTGTTCATCATATGTGACCTATTGAATTAGCTTTTGTAAAATGGATTGGCAGCTCAATTGACCAAGGCTTGGGTCGGCTATTGAGGAAGGGATGCCAACATGTGTCAAAACTTACAATATCCTGGAGTCCGGCATCTCTCTCGACAACCAATTTCTCACCACCAATATTAATTGACAATGCTGCAGCTTGAGCCGCGCAGGCAACTGCCGTAAAAGCATGTAGAAACCTCATGATTGCAATATCCCAATTGCAATTGCAGAGCTTTAATCACACACATGTAATGGAAGATAAAGGATCTTGACACGAACAATGTTAATGCACGCCGGAAGCAGCCTTTATATACAATAGCTATGGATACGACGAAGTTTATCCACTTTCGCCATCTGCCCCCTCACCTGCATAACAGTCTCCGAATAGAAAACTTCAATGCCccgtgtatgtatgtacacaTCACCGCAGTacaagaaataaaatttgtACTTAAACCCATGATATATGCCAAGTACTGGGAATTTCCAGGCACAGGCACATATAAAGGTTCAACTCCGAACCACAACATGCGGGGTAAGCAATGTAAACGATCGTCACTCCCCCCATACAACCAACCAAATTCTTCATTACAACGGAGCATTTCATTTGGCTAAAAGCAATAACATTTTCCCGACCGAGCTGCCTCGGAAAGTTTGgatgaaataatataaagcaAAAATGACGCCAGGCCAGAAATTCAGAAAAAACGTTGATCTTGGTGGAGAAACAAGTCAAGGTCTTGCGCACCAACCGGATTATTCGGACGGAAAGCATTTAGACACGCTTGTGGTATAGCTTCATGCCATTGCATCAGAGTCtgaagggaaagagaaaataagtTTCTCCGGACCGAAATGCTCCCTGGTTTTGATTATGGAGCGGAGTGCCGATGGATGGCGTATTTGCCTTCTGCCAAACGAAAGTTCTGCATACATGTAAGTGAGTGATGTGATATTATTCAAATGCCCAAGACGAGTCAATCATTGGAGCCACAAGTATCTGTAGACTTGACCGGTATCCTGGGAGTAGGTTGAAGTAACTTCCCACAGACACGGAACTCAATTCCATAGGGAAATGTTGATCTCTAACGTGTTCCTCTGAACATTTGATTTTATCCATATTTATGCATAGCTCGTTGAAATTTTTTGTAATGTACAATCGCCCTCGATATCTCCAAACCACGCAGCTGCGAGTCCTGCATGAATTACTTAGAGGCTCGTTTGATGCCCCCACGTATTCCAGTGGCTATAGTTCTTCTCCCGCTCGATATATTATCGTTCATTCTATAATCCTTTGGTGGGTGAATGTTCCTCCAAGCTTCATCTTTCACCTCCGATTGATCCTACATCAACTCTCTCATGCAGTCGCCTTCTTTGGTTTCTTCGTTCCATATTTCGACCGTGATGTTGCTCTATTTCCTACACCTCCCTATGATTGCGAATACATTAGCATAGATTCAAGACGTGATGCAtattttccctttctttccattttcatttgacTCCCCAGGTGCACATTAGACCAATCCGGTCCTCTCCCAAGCCTCTcgaagaaaaacaaatctaCTCACCAAATCTCCCGCTCCTCTGACCAAATGATATCTCACACCCGGACAATCTTGACTCCTCCCTCCTCTAACCAATACCACACTATGCTGTTGCACATTATGTCCTTCGCCCGGAATATAACACGTAACCACTCTCCCTGTACTCAATCTAACTCTGGCCGTTTTACGTTCTGCCGAGTTAGGTTTCTTTGGTTTGGTGATTCCGACTTTCAATGCTACGCCCTTCAGTGCTGGAGCCTGGACTGTTGACAAAGCAGGGGAAACGGATTTACGCATGGCTTGCGCAGTACGACAGCCGCGACGGACTTGGTTGTATGTTGCAGCGtgggaggaggatgaggagaatGTCCGCGATGAGGAGAttgtgattgatttgagCTGATTCGTGATAGATTGTGTGGTGGGGCGAGGGGTAGAGATTGAGGTTGTTGACCGTATCGACGGCATTAAGAACCGTTGTAGTATTGAGGCGGCCATTGCGAGGAGCGAGTGCGGGGATCGTTGAATGATTGCGTTCGTCGACGACGAGAAGGTGAGGGGAGAGAAAGCTTTCGATATTGCCAAGACTTGTGATCGATGTGGCTGATGAAATCACGTGATATGACTGAAACCACATTTCACCACCAAGGAGGGGTGATTCTGGTGCTTGTACAATTATAGACTTCAGTATTAAACAAAAAGAGTATATAGCTTCTCTCACTATGCAGACTTTGCTTTGTTGTAAAAATCTATCTCAAAATTTGTCTACCACCCGATGAGAAACCAAGAGGCGTTACTTCC
This genomic interval carries:
- the Bcmrps12 gene encoding Bcmrps12; protein product: MAASILQRFLMPSIRSTTSISTPRPTTQSITNQLKSITISSSRTFSSSSSHAATYNQVRRGCRTAQAMRKSVSPALSTVQAPALKGVALKVGITKPKKPNSAERKTARVRLSTGRVVTCYIPGEGHNVQQHSVVLVRGGRSQDCPGVRYHLVRGAGDLGGVGNRATSRSKYGTKKPKKATA